The Gemmatimonadota bacterium genome includes the window GTTGGCGGAACCGACCGGCTCGCGGCCCAGGCGGAGGGGGCGGAGGTTCCCACTTTGGTCGGCAAATGGCAGCTCGATCCGACCCGCAGCGATCGGCCGAGCCGGATGGACCGGGGTGGTCTTCCCGGCGGTTTTGGGGGCGGCCGCCGCCCGGGCGGGGGGCGCCCGGGCAGCGGGCGTCCGGGCAGCTTTCCAAGCGGAGGCGGGCGGGCCACCGGTGAAGACGGTTCGCCGGTGATTCGCCAGCTCCTCCGGCCGTCGGACACGATGGAAATCGGGCTCTCCGACTCCACGGTGTCCCTGCTCGACGGCGCCGGATTCAAGCGCCTGGTTTGGACCGACGGCCGGGAGATGGTCGATACCCTGTTTGGCGGGGAAGTGCGGCGCACCAAGGTCAAACGAAAGGCCGAGGAATTCGTCCTGGAGCAGACCATCGACGGCGACACCAAAATCCGAGAGAAATACCGGCTCGACGCCAAGCAGGGTGACCTGGTGTACGACCTCAAGGTGGAGTCAAAGCGGATGCCGATTCCAGTCGAGATTCGGCGGATGTATCTCAAGATCAAGAACTAGGTCCGGCCCCCGTTTAGATTGCAGACAGGAACTTTTCGGGAGCTTCGATGGCCATTCCCATGATTCCCGACGCTGAGCGTGGCGCCGGGATCCATGTGTTGCGTTCCAGTGCCATTTGCCGGGCCTGGAACGGCATTCAGTACCAGGCCGGTCTGTCCGGCACCAACGTCGGGTCCAAGCGGCTGTCGATGAACGTGGCCACGGTACCGCCCGGCGCCATTGCGTTTGCCCATATCCACGTCGATTTCGAAGTCATGCTCTACATCCTGTCGGGCCAGGTCCGCCACTGCTATGGCGAAGGCTTGACCGAAGTGGTGGACAACGGGCCCGGCGATTTCATTTTCATCGAACCCGGCATCCCGCACGAGGTGTTCAACCGGAGCGACACCGAGCCGGTGGTGGCCGTGGTGGCCCGCTCCGACGCGGGTGAATGGGAGCACATCGTCGACTACCCCAGCACCCATCGGCCGGCCTCGTGAGTCCCTGGGTTCTTCGCATCATCGTCGCGAATGTCGTCGTGTTTTTTCTCCAGCAGACGATTCCGGCCGTCAACTCGCTGCTCGAGCTCCGGGGCGCCGGCCTCCTGTGGCGGCCGTGGACCCTGGTGTCGTACATGTTTCTCCATGGCGGGTTCAGTCACATCTTCTGGAACATGTTGGGGCTCTATTTCTTCGGTCCGGTGCTCGAGTCGCGGCTCGGCGGGGCTCAGTTCGTCCGGCTTTATCTCCTGAGTGGGTTAGTCGGCGGGCTGGCGTGGCTGATTTTCAGTGCCTTTCCGGCCGGGGGCTTTGGCGCGCTCATCGGCGCGTCCGGCGGGGTCTTCGGCATCCAGCTCGGATTCGCCTACTTCTGGCCCCGGCAGCCGATCTACATCTGGGGGGTTCTCCCGATCGAGGCCCGCTGGTTGGTGGTGATCATGACCGGTATTTCTCTCTGGTCTGGTCTTAACGGCGGCGGCGCTGGCGGTGGAGTCGCTCATTTCGCGCATCTTGGTGGGTTTCTGGGCGGATTCCTCTATCTCAAGTGGCTCGAGAACCGCCAGAAAGCCCCAATGCGAGAGTGGCAAGAACAGTCGCGGCCGGTGGTCCCGCGGCTGGAGGGGGCCGGCAAGGCGATGGAACGGTGGGGCAAGATCCGCCGCGATGATCTCCATGAAGTGAATCGGACCGAACTCGATCGGGTCCTTGACAAGATCAGCCAAACGGGGATTGCGAGCCTCACGGCGGGCGAACGCGAGTTCCTCGACCGGTTCAGCGCCAGGCTCCAATGAGGGTTGGCGTCCGGGTTGGATGTCTGGTCGGCTTGGTGCTGGTCGGGGCCGCCGGGCCGGCCCGGGGTCAGATCCCGGGCGACGAGTTGCCGGTCATGTCCCGGTCTCGCAATGAGTTCCTGGCCAATACCTATGCCGACGTCAAGAAGGTCCTGGCCGATTGGCAGACGTTCCTGGCCAAAGGAGACCCGAAGCAGCTCGGCCGCTTGTTCACGGAAGACGGGCTCTATTCGCCGACCGACGGCTGGTACGTGCAGGGGACGGATGCCCTGGCGGACACTCTCCTGGTGCGGGCCGGCCGGATCAAGAACTACCACGTCACCCTGCTCGATTTCACGGCCAGCGGCGGGTTGGCCTATTACCTCGGCCGGATGCGCTATCGGTTGGAGGGCGGCGCCGGCGCGGATGTCACCGGCACCTTTGTGATGGTGCTGTATCTCGACGGGCGCCGGTGGAAGATCCGGAGCTACGTCGAACGCCCGGTCGGCAGCTAGCGCATCGATCCCGCCGCCGCACCCGTCGCG containing:
- a CDS encoding cupin domain-containing protein, with protein sequence MAIPMIPDAERGAGIHVLRSSAICRAWNGIQYQAGLSGTNVGSKRLSMNVATVPPGAIAFAHIHVDFEVMLYILSGQVRHCYGEGLTEVVDNGPGDFIFIEPGIPHEVFNRSDTEPVVAVVARSDAGEWEHIVDYPSTHRPAS
- a CDS encoding rhomboid family intramembrane serine protease — encoded protein: MGAHRRLPQHPSAGLVSPWVLRIIVANVVVFFLQQTIPAVNSLLELRGAGLLWRPWTLVSYMFLHGGFSHIFWNMLGLYFFGPVLESRLGGAQFVRLYLLSGLVGGLAWLIFSAFPAGGFGALIGASGGVFGIQLGFAYFWPRQPIYIWGVLPIEARWLVVIMTGISLWSGLNGGGAGGGVAHFAHLGGFLGGFLYLKWLENRQKAPMREWQEQSRPVVPRLEGAGKAMERWGKIRRDDLHEVNRTELDRVLDKISQTGIASLTAGEREFLDRFSARLQ
- a CDS encoding nuclear transport factor 2 family protein → MRVGVRVGCLVGLVLVGAAGPARGQIPGDELPVMSRSRNEFLANTYADVKKVLADWQTFLAKGDPKQLGRLFTEDGLYSPTDGWYVQGTDALADTLLVRAGRIKNYHVTLLDFTASGGLAYYLGRMRYRLEGGAGADVTGTFVMVLYLDGRRWKIRSYVERPVGS